A single Marispirochaeta aestuarii DNA region contains:
- the recJ gene encoding single-stranded-DNA-specific exonuclease RecJ: protein MVWQKYPIESDTVRKISEEFGIDLLLASILVRRNLHRREDIKFILEDDLLFTHNAFLFVEMEDAVDRIHQALEEGEKILIFGDRDVDGITSTVLLTQTIRDLGGDVRWQVPMGDDPYGLNMESVERFAADDGSLIITVDCGISNKQEIERALELGIETLVVDHHNPPEELPPAVAIINPKVEDCGYPFRDLAGCGVASKLVWALLFSRSPFYNQSVCLLNVRPGNDSYFIEAVKLVNLVETDRVVETLNPGMVGLADTRLYRFLEGEEILVYDAGPQEKMLRKIFGPDTLIALIDLKPEIEQVFPALRGRGSSLLALREKSRIGKYENSRLEEIDVLANLFRSFVHRKVPALNEDFPRCLDLVALGTLADLMPLVDENRILVRQGLKVLNSTGRKGLRELLFQKNLLGKRIGTTDIAWQLSPSINATGRLGRPDTAVNLLLSDDDAQLKELAEEVDALNRERKKLGETVWSRILPKTRKNLDEMSGNMVFISDSSIHRGITGIIASRLSNTMKVPAVVVAHFDGKAVGSVRCDPPFNVRSFLSNFEDLFFDYGGHDCAGGFSMPEEHFENFTHRVRTFAKGIEPVETVEERLSIDAELPPAYMKPELITVQESFEPYGEANPPLVFLARGMKILQADLMGKKEVVHLKLLLEGGVHKWPAVYWNAAPRLGRDFQIGDTVDVAFRLGRNYFNNTETLQLTVLDLHRPEDVHLVEERPAE from the coding sequence ATGGTTTGGCAGAAATATCCTATAGAGAGCGATACGGTCAGGAAGATTTCCGAGGAGTTCGGAATCGATCTTCTTCTGGCATCCATTCTGGTACGGCGGAACCTGCATCGCAGGGAGGATATAAAGTTTATCCTCGAGGACGACCTCCTCTTTACCCATAACGCCTTTCTTTTTGTCGAAATGGAGGACGCGGTGGACCGGATCCACCAGGCTCTGGAGGAAGGGGAGAAGATCCTTATCTTCGGAGACCGCGACGTGGACGGAATCACCTCCACAGTTCTTCTTACCCAGACAATCCGGGATCTCGGAGGAGATGTGCGCTGGCAGGTTCCCATGGGAGACGATCCCTACGGTCTCAACATGGAGTCGGTGGAAAGGTTCGCCGCCGATGACGGCAGCCTGATCATTACGGTGGACTGCGGCATCTCCAACAAGCAGGAGATAGAGCGTGCCCTGGAACTTGGAATCGAGACCCTGGTGGTCGATCATCACAATCCTCCCGAGGAACTCCCCCCGGCGGTTGCCATTATCAATCCCAAGGTGGAGGACTGCGGTTATCCCTTCCGTGACCTGGCCGGCTGCGGAGTCGCATCCAAGCTGGTCTGGGCACTTCTTTTTTCCCGCTCCCCTTTTTACAACCAGAGTGTCTGTCTTCTGAACGTAAGGCCCGGAAACGACAGCTACTTTATCGAGGCGGTCAAGCTGGTCAACCTGGTGGAGACGGACCGGGTTGTCGAGACCCTGAATCCGGGGATGGTGGGCCTCGCGGATACCCGGCTCTACCGTTTTCTCGAGGGCGAGGAGATCCTGGTTTACGATGCTGGCCCCCAGGAGAAGATGCTCCGGAAGATCTTCGGTCCTGATACGCTCATAGCCCTGATCGATCTTAAGCCGGAGATCGAACAGGTCTTTCCCGCCCTGCGGGGCAGGGGATCGAGTCTGCTGGCCCTGCGGGAGAAAAGCCGGATCGGCAAATACGAGAATTCCCGGCTGGAAGAGATCGACGTTCTCGCGAATCTTTTCCGCAGTTTTGTTCACCGGAAGGTACCCGCCCTGAACGAGGATTTTCCCCGCTGCCTGGACCTTGTGGCCCTGGGGACACTGGCGGATCTTATGCCCCTGGTGGACGAAAACCGCATCCTGGTGCGCCAGGGGCTCAAGGTCCTGAATTCCACGGGCAGAAAAGGCCTGCGGGAACTCCTCTTCCAGAAAAACCTGCTGGGAAAACGGATCGGGACCACCGACATCGCCTGGCAGCTGAGTCCCTCGATTAACGCAACCGGGCGTCTGGGCAGGCCGGATACGGCGGTGAATCTGCTTCTGAGTGACGACGATGCGCAGCTCAAGGAGCTTGCCGAAGAGGTGGACGCCCTGAACCGGGAACGGAAGAAGCTGGGAGAAACGGTATGGTCCAGGATTCTGCCGAAGACCAGAAAGAACCTGGACGAGATGAGCGGCAATATGGTGTTTATCTCCGATTCATCCATCCACCGCGGTATTACCGGAATCATCGCCTCCCGGTTGTCCAACACCATGAAGGTCCCGGCGGTTGTTGTGGCCCACTTTGACGGCAAAGCCGTGGGATCGGTACGTTGCGACCCTCCCTTTAATGTGCGCAGCTTTCTCTCCAACTTTGAAGACCTCTTCTTTGATTACGGCGGGCACGACTGCGCCGGAGGCTTTTCCATGCCGGAGGAGCATTTTGAGAACTTTACCCACCGGGTACGCACCTTTGCCAAGGGAATCGAACCGGTGGAGACCGTGGAAGAGCGCCTTTCCATCGATGCGGAGCTGCCGCCGGCTTATATGAAGCCGGAACTCATCACAGTCCAGGAGAGCTTCGAACCCTACGGCGAGGCAAACCCTCCCCTGGTCTTTCTCGCCCGGGGCATGAAGATTCTGCAGGCCGACCTGATGGGGAAAAAAGAGGTGGTTCACCTGAAACTTCTTCTGGAAGGGGGTGTCCACAAGTGGCCGGCGGTCTACTGGAACGCCGCACCCCGTCTGGGCCGGGATTTTCAGATCGGGGATACCGTGGATGTGGCCTTCCGGCTGGGGAGGAACTATTTCAACAACACCGAGACCCTGCAGCTGACGGTTCTGGATCTTCACAGGCCGGAGGATGTACACCTCGTGGAAGAGAGACCTGCTGAATGA
- a CDS encoding M23 family metallopeptidase, translating into MKRLPVSVALLLVPLLLLSAWDVDLSLAAPGGIVSVVSHEGDELAGGAELRYQGRTLSASEAISTEESYIILLPIPCDLSGSLIELYVRDAGDALTSLEIPIAVREFIHEEIPLSIAMSELRQSDDPRKIEESRRMWELLGRFDPAASLAEEVLILPVGEARKSSSYGDRRLFIYTDGEKSRSLHYGIDYAVPVGTSVAAAAGGRVVLAAERMLTGFSIVLEHGPGIFSIYYHLDALAVEEGEFVEQGDILGTSGMTGLATGPHLHWELRINRIPVDPLLFTARPFVSSGTASSLNVDTDP; encoded by the coding sequence ATGAAGCGTCTCCCCGTGTCCGTTGCGCTGCTGCTGGTTCCGCTTCTTCTGCTCTCCGCCTGGGATGTGGATCTCTCCCTGGCGGCCCCCGGAGGGATTGTCAGCGTCGTCTCCCATGAGGGGGATGAGCTTGCCGGAGGAGCTGAACTCCGATACCAGGGACGGACTCTGAGTGCTTCGGAAGCCATAAGCACGGAGGAAAGTTACATCATCCTGCTTCCCATTCCCTGCGATCTTTCGGGATCCCTGATCGAGCTGTATGTAAGGGATGCCGGAGATGCTCTGACGAGTCTGGAGATTCCGATAGCGGTCAGGGAGTTTATCCATGAGGAGATTCCCCTGAGTATCGCCATGTCAGAGCTGCGGCAGAGTGATGATCCCAGAAAAATCGAGGAGTCCCGCCGGATGTGGGAGCTCCTCGGCCGTTTTGATCCGGCAGCTTCTCTTGCAGAGGAGGTACTCATCCTTCCCGTGGGGGAGGCCAGGAAGAGCAGCAGCTACGGTGACCGGAGACTTTTTATCTATACCGACGGAGAAAAAAGCAGGTCCCTGCATTACGGTATCGATTACGCTGTTCCGGTGGGTACCAGCGTTGCAGCAGCGGCGGGGGGGAGGGTTGTACTGGCTGCGGAGCGGATGCTCACCGGATTCTCCATCGTCCTGGAACACGGACCGGGAATCTTCTCAATTTATTATCATCTCGATGCGCTTGCTGTTGAGGAGGGTGAGTTTGTGGAACAGGGGGATATCCTGGGTACCAGCGGTATGACGGGGCTTGCTACGGGCCCGCATCTGCACTGGGAACTGAGAATAAACCGGATCCCCGTGGATCCTCTGCTCTTTACCGCCCGCCCCTTTGTTTCCTCCGGGACGGCATCATCCCTGAACGTGGATACTGATCCGTGA
- the rpsU gene encoding 30S ribosomal protein S21 gives MANIRIDEGEPLEKAIKRFKRMVEKEGIIREWKKREYYEKPSTIKNRKKKAMERKQMKKLRKIQASKNY, from the coding sequence ATCGCTAACATTCGAATAGACGAAGGCGAACCCTTGGAAAAGGCAATCAAACGTTTCAAGCGGATGGTTGAAAAAGAGGGCATTATCCGGGAATGGAAGAAACGGGAATATTATGAAAAGCCTTCCACCATTAAAAACCGCAAGAAAAAGGCCATGGAGCGCAAACAGATGAAGAAGCTCCGCAAGATTCAGGCCTCAAAGAACTACTAA
- a CDS encoding dihydroorotate dehydrogenase-like protein, with amino-acid sequence MIDLSTNYLGINLRNPIIVASSGMTSSAEKIAECEKAGAGAVVIKSLFEEQINLETAEMMKSMDYTAHTDAFDYFTGTSKHQHIDEYVELIESAKSRVSIPVIGSVNCVSPGSWIEYAGRLEKAGIDALEVNVFIMPADAEQDSSSIEDRYIAILREIKRHVSVPVSLKIGPHFSGLANVIKRFENNGANGVVLFNRFYRPDVDIENMKIIPAKVYSVQQEISLSLQWIALLSGELDIHFAAATGIHDGKGVIKQLLAGARATQLCSTLYRNGISHIQRILVEVEEWMNRHNFRTIDEFRGKLSRENVRNPEIFERSQYIKALVGIS; translated from the coding sequence ATGATAGATCTGTCGACAAACTACTTGGGTATTAATCTGCGAAATCCGATCATCGTTGCGAGTTCAGGTATGACCTCCTCGGCGGAGAAAATCGCCGAATGCGAGAAGGCCGGTGCCGGTGCGGTGGTTATCAAGAGCCTTTTTGAGGAACAGATTAACCTGGAAACCGCTGAAATGATGAAGAGTATGGACTATACGGCCCATACCGATGCCTTTGATTATTTTACCGGCACAAGTAAACACCAGCATATAGACGAATACGTCGAACTCATTGAATCTGCAAAGTCACGGGTTTCCATTCCTGTAATCGGGAGCGTAAACTGTGTCAGCCCGGGAAGCTGGATTGAGTACGCCGGACGCCTCGAGAAGGCGGGAATTGACGCCCTGGAGGTCAACGTCTTTATCATGCCCGCCGACGCGGAACAGGACAGCAGCAGCATTGAAGACCGCTACATAGCCATCCTCCGGGAGATCAAGCGGCATGTCTCTGTCCCTGTGTCCCTCAAGATCGGTCCCCATTTTTCCGGCCTGGCCAATGTAATCAAGCGGTTTGAAAACAACGGTGCCAACGGGGTGGTCCTCTTTAACCGCTTCTACCGTCCCGATGTCGACATAGAGAACATGAAGATCATTCCCGCCAAGGTATACAGCGTCCAGCAGGAGATCTCCCTCTCTCTGCAGTGGATCGCCCTTCTTTCCGGGGAACTCGACATACACTTCGCCGCCGCAACGGGAATCCATGACGGAAAAGGGGTTATCAAACAGCTCCTGGCGGGTGCCCGGGCTACCCAGCTCTGTTCCACCCTGTACCGGAACGGCATAAGCCACATTCAGCGAATCCTCGTGGAGGTCGAAGAGTGGATGAACCGTCACAATTTCAGGACGATTGACGAGTTCCGGGGAAAACTGAGCCGTGAAAACGTCAGGAATCCGGAAATATTCGAACGATCCCAGTACATCAAGGCCCTTGTAGGTATCAGCTGA
- a CDS encoding NUDIX hydrolase, translating into MEEEEILDLVDENDRVIGQARRSLCHGNPDYLHRAVHLIVMNPEREIYLQRRNPDKQVQPDKWDTSVGGHIPSGEDYVDAVFREADEELGLRDFVPCFMYRYIMHNDFESEYVGTFVCVCDSALRPNPDEICDGRFWKESEIRKSLGTRLFTPNFEDEYHRFILWRRNNPRRYRALFSPDRTHCKEIV; encoded by the coding sequence ATGGAAGAGGAGGAAATCCTCGATCTCGTGGACGAAAATGACCGGGTAATAGGCCAGGCCCGGCGCAGTCTTTGTCACGGGAACCCGGACTATCTGCATCGGGCGGTCCATCTGATTGTCATGAACCCGGAAAGGGAAATCTATCTCCAGCGCAGGAATCCGGATAAACAGGTCCAGCCGGATAAATGGGATACCTCCGTCGGCGGACACATTCCTTCCGGAGAAGATTATGTGGATGCCGTGTTCCGTGAAGCCGACGAGGAGCTCGGTTTACGGGATTTTGTTCCCTGTTTTATGTATCGCTACATAATGCATAATGATTTTGAGTCGGAATACGTGGGGACCTTCGTATGTGTATGCGACAGTGCATTGCGGCCCAATCCCGACGAAATTTGTGACGGACGGTTCTGGAAGGAGTCTGAGATCAGGAAATCTCTGGGCACCAGGCTATTCACTCCCAACTTTGAAGATGAATATCACCGTTTTATTCTGTGGCGCCGGAATAATCCCCGGCGTTACCGGGCCCTTTTTTCCCCGGACAGGACACACTGCAAGGAGATAGTGTAA
- a CDS encoding 1-acyl-sn-glycerol-3-phosphate acyltransferase: protein MEQADEFKDIRPYRDDEIREVLLRIARHPWIAELVRRYRFPYISKRVFPLVRPLVSWGLSSKVKQVRSVDQFQREFIVKLVLDTIRRKSTDGISADGLDALNRDTSYLFISNHRDITLDPAYINYFLALHDLNITEIAFGDNLMINDLVADLIRVNRSFIVHRGLSPREQLASSIRLSRYIDSRIQEGQSIWIAQREGRAKDGDDRTNPAVIKMLYLAHRKSDVDYTEMVRRYCIVPVAVSYEFDPCDRMKAWEIYRKENKGTHSKGKFEDLASMYAGIQGYKGRIHYQYCEPLTGEYSSEKEVAEAIDRAIHRGYRLWPNNYIGYDLLHGGSKYLDRYSQEELETFNARFRRLPPQVRTKAWAAYAKPVENREALD, encoded by the coding sequence ATGGAGCAGGCAGATGAGTTTAAGGATATCAGGCCCTATCGGGACGACGAAATAAGGGAGGTCCTGTTACGAATAGCCAGGCACCCCTGGATTGCCGAACTGGTACGGCGCTACCGCTTTCCCTATATCAGTAAAAGGGTGTTTCCCCTTGTCCGTCCGCTGGTCAGCTGGGGGCTCTCTTCAAAGGTGAAGCAGGTCAGATCTGTGGACCAGTTCCAGCGTGAGTTTATCGTCAAGCTGGTTCTGGACACTATCCGCAGAAAATCCACCGACGGCATCAGTGCTGACGGTCTCGATGCTCTCAACCGGGACACCTCCTATCTGTTTATCAGCAACCACCGGGACATAACCCTTGATCCCGCCTATATAAACTACTTCCTGGCCCTCCATGATCTGAATATAACCGAGATAGCTTTCGGTGATAATCTGATGATTAACGATCTGGTAGCGGACCTGATCCGAGTCAACCGATCCTTTATCGTACACCGCGGATTGTCTCCCCGGGAGCAGCTGGCTTCATCCATCAGGCTTTCCCGCTATATCGACTCCCGTATACAGGAGGGGCAGTCAATCTGGATAGCCCAGCGGGAGGGCAGGGCCAAAGACGGGGATGACCGTACGAATCCGGCGGTCATCAAGATGCTCTACCTGGCTCACCGGAAGAGTGATGTTGACTATACGGAAATGGTCCGGCGTTATTGCATAGTACCGGTGGCGGTCTCCTACGAATTCGATCCCTGCGACCGGATGAAAGCCTGGGAGATCTACCGCAAGGAGAACAAAGGCACCCACTCCAAGGGAAAATTTGAAGACCTGGCCAGCATGTACGCCGGAATACAGGGCTACAAGGGGCGTATCCATTATCAGTACTGCGAACCTCTGACCGGTGAGTATTCTTCGGAAAAAGAGGTGGCCGAAGCCATCGACAGGGCAATACACAGAGGCTACCGGCTCTGGCCGAATAATTATATCGGGTATGACCTTCTCCACGGCGGATCAAAGTATCTGGACAGGTACAGCCAGGAGGAGCTCGAAACCTTTAATGCCCGTTTCCGGCGCCTTCCCCCCCAGGTGCGGACAAAGGCCTGGGCCGCCTACGCAAAACCGGTTGAAAACCGGGAGGCTCTTGATTAA